A stretch of Kyrpidia spormannii DNA encodes these proteins:
- the rplQ gene encoding 50S ribosomal protein L17, with product MSYRKLGRYSSARKALFRSLVTDLFMYERIRTTEAKAKEVRKVAEKMITLAKRGDLHARRQVAAFVYKETADEDTNQDVVQKLFSEIAPRYQERNGGYTRILKLGPRRGDAAPMVYLELVE from the coding sequence GTGTCGTATCGAAAGCTGGGAAGATACTCGTCAGCACGCAAAGCGCTCTTCCGCAGCCTGGTCACAGATTTGTTCATGTATGAGCGCATTCGCACCACTGAAGCAAAGGCGAAAGAAGTGCGCAAAGTGGCGGAGAAAATGATCACCTTGGCAAAACGGGGGGATCTTCACGCCCGGCGCCAGGTGGCGGCTTTCGTCTATAAAGAGACGGCAGACGAAGACACGAATCAGGATGTGGTGCAAAAGTTGTTCAGCGAGATTGCACCCCGGTACCAGGAACGTAACGGCGGCTACACCCGCATCCTGAAGCTGGGTCCGCGCCGGGGGGACGCTGCGCCCATGGTTTACCTTGAACTGGTGGAATAA
- the truA gene encoding tRNA pseudouridine(38-40) synthase TruA: protein MYVKAKVAYDGTDYHGFQRQPGLRTVQGVLEGALGELAGREISIAGAGRTDAGVHARGQVVAFEWPGPIPWQRLERVLLRRLPEDLVVSNLEPAPESFHPRCSAVGKCYRYTLDQGVYPSVFLRRYAWHVPTQMDLGSMRRAALAAAGTHDYTSFCAAGTPVQNKVRTVYAIRLAEEPPFVHLYVFGNGFLYQMVRILVGTLVEVGLGKRSVESISGILAARDRRAAGVTAPAKGLTLWDVYYETGDFTRAWSGFLDLTAAAQYNEHGVFGPWNHEG, encoded by the coding sequence GTGTACGTTAAGGCGAAGGTGGCTTACGATGGGACCGATTATCACGGATTCCAGCGTCAACCCGGCCTGAGAACAGTTCAGGGGGTGCTGGAAGGGGCCTTAGGGGAGTTGGCCGGCCGGGAGATTTCGATTGCCGGGGCGGGGCGGACAGATGCCGGAGTGCACGCCCGGGGACAGGTGGTCGCCTTCGAGTGGCCGGGACCGATTCCCTGGCAGCGATTAGAGCGGGTTTTGCTTCGGCGGCTACCGGAAGATCTGGTGGTATCCAATCTTGAACCGGCGCCGGAGTCCTTTCACCCGCGTTGTTCCGCAGTGGGCAAATGCTATCGTTACACCCTGGATCAAGGGGTGTATCCCTCAGTGTTTCTTCGTCGCTATGCGTGGCACGTACCGACTCAGATGGATCTGGGGTCGATGCGCCGGGCGGCCCTCGCGGCTGCAGGGACTCACGATTATACCAGCTTTTGCGCCGCCGGCACTCCGGTACAGAACAAGGTGCGGACGGTATACGCCATCCGCCTGGCCGAGGAGCCGCCTTTTGTCCACCTTTACGTGTTTGGCAACGGCTTTCTGTACCAGATGGTCCGCATCCTGGTCGGAACCCTGGTGGAGGTGGGGCTCGGGAAGCGATCGGTAGAGTCTATCTCCGGGATTTTGGCCGCCCGGGATCGTCGGGCGGCGGGAGTGACGGCCCCTGCGAAAGGGCTGACCTTGTGGGACGTGTACTATGAGACGGGCGATTTCACCCGAGCTTGGAGCGGTTTTCTTGACTTGACTGCGGCAGCTCAGTACAATGAGCATGGAGTTTTCGGCCCATGGAACCACGAGGGTTGA
- the rplM gene encoding 50S ribosomal protein L13, whose amino-acid sequence MQTTFMQKKEDVKRRWYVIDATGQTVGRLASEIAVILRGKHKPEYTPHVDTGDHVVVINADKVVFTGKKWTDKLYRRHSGYPGGLKEMRAKDVLARYPERILYYAVKGMLPHNPLGRSQLKKLKVYAGPEHPHEAQQPVPWQPGTVRGGK is encoded by the coding sequence ATGCAAACGACATTCATGCAGAAAAAGGAGGACGTGAAACGCCGGTGGTACGTGATTGACGCGACCGGGCAGACGGTAGGCCGTTTGGCCTCGGAGATTGCCGTCATTCTGCGCGGAAAGCACAAGCCCGAGTATACGCCTCACGTGGACACGGGAGATCACGTTGTTGTCATCAACGCGGATAAAGTCGTGTTTACGGGTAAAAAGTGGACGGATAAACTGTATCGGCGGCATTCCGGCTATCCCGGCGGGTTGAAAGAGATGCGGGCCAAGGACGTCCTTGCCCGATATCCCGAACGCATTCTGTATTACGCCGTAAAAGGCATGTTGCCACACAATCCGTTGGGCCGAAGTCAGTTGAAGAAATTGAAAGTGTACGCCGGTCCGGAGCATCCTCACGAAGCCCAGCAGCCCGTTCCGTGGCAGCCCGGAACGGTGAGAGGAGGGAAGTGA
- the rpsI gene encoding 30S ribosomal protein S9, with translation MAQVQYWGTGRRKESVARVRLYPGDGQILINRRPLEEYFGLETLKLMVKQPLILTDSLNRYDVHVNVKGGGISGQAGAIRHGIARALLKVDPDLRTPLKRAGLLTRDPRMKERKKYGLKKARRAPQFSKR, from the coding sequence ATGGCACAGGTGCAATATTGGGGAACCGGGAGACGGAAGGAGTCTGTCGCCCGGGTGCGGCTTTACCCTGGGGATGGGCAGATTCTGATCAACCGCCGGCCATTGGAAGAGTATTTTGGCCTTGAGACGTTGAAATTAATGGTAAAACAACCGCTAATTCTCACGGACAGCCTGAACCGCTACGACGTTCACGTGAATGTAAAAGGCGGCGGGATCTCCGGTCAGGCCGGGGCCATCCGTCACGGCATTGCCCGAGCCCTTCTGAAAGTCGATCCCGACCTTCGCACGCCGCTGAAAAGGGCGGGATTGTTGACCCGGGATCCCCGCATGAAGGAGCGCAAGAAGTACGGGTTGAAAAAAGCCCGCCGCGCTCCCCAGTTCTCCAAACGTTAA
- a CDS encoding Mrp/NBP35 family ATP-binding protein, giving the protein MAALTEKTVFDALRPIQDPEAHRSIVDLGMVRKVEIDGGFVTVEVALTIKGCPLHTVIQDEVEKAVRNLPGVTDCRVILATMTGEERARFRDVLQGGTGAERSQGVEGVPPLLRPNVQTRFVAVTSGKGGVGKSTVTANLALALARDGYRVGVIDADIYGFSIPGLFGAADRKPTVIDELIMPVQAEGVKIMSMNFFVPENTPVIWRGPMLGKMLRNFFAEVHWGDLDVMLLDLPPGTGDVALDVHQLLPKAGELIVTTPQRNAADVAVRAGMMAKKTGHEILGVVENMAYRVCPHCGGRDELFGRGGGQRVADELKVKVLAQIPLQPETLGGTGLYEPDTPAGQAFDDLAKIVGGLVSAGLAG; this is encoded by the coding sequence ATGGCTGCACTGACAGAGAAGACGGTGTTTGATGCGCTGCGGCCCATCCAAGATCCGGAAGCGCATCGCAGCATTGTCGACCTCGGGATGGTTCGAAAAGTGGAGATTGACGGCGGATTCGTCACTGTTGAAGTGGCGTTAACGATTAAAGGGTGTCCTTTGCATACGGTGATTCAAGATGAAGTGGAAAAGGCGGTTCGCAACCTGCCGGGGGTGACCGATTGTCGAGTGATTCTGGCGACGATGACCGGCGAGGAGCGGGCCCGGTTCCGGGATGTGCTCCAAGGGGGCACCGGGGCTGAACGGTCCCAGGGGGTTGAAGGTGTACCGCCCTTATTGCGGCCCAATGTACAGACCCGTTTTGTGGCGGTTACCAGTGGCAAAGGTGGAGTTGGAAAATCCACGGTGACGGCGAACCTCGCCCTCGCCTTGGCCCGGGACGGTTACCGGGTGGGCGTAATCGACGCAGATATCTACGGGTTCAGCATTCCGGGCCTGTTTGGAGCGGCAGATCGAAAACCGACCGTGATCGATGAGTTGATCATGCCGGTCCAGGCCGAGGGTGTCAAGATTATGTCGATGAACTTTTTTGTCCCAGAGAATACCCCCGTGATCTGGCGCGGACCGATGCTGGGCAAGATGCTGCGAAATTTCTTTGCCGAAGTCCACTGGGGGGACCTGGACGTTATGCTGCTTGATCTTCCTCCCGGCACTGGCGATGTCGCCTTGGATGTCCATCAATTGTTGCCCAAAGCCGGGGAGTTGATCGTGACCACTCCGCAACGCAACGCCGCAGACGTGGCCGTGCGGGCCGGCATGATGGCGAAAAAGACCGGCCACGAAATTCTGGGCGTTGTGGAGAACATGGCCTATCGGGTGTGCCCCCATTGCGGTGGCCGGGATGAACTCTTTGGCCGGGGCGGAGGCCAGCGGGTAGCGGACGAGCTTAAGGTCAAAGTGCTGGCCCAGATTCCGCTACAGCCAGAAACCCTTGGGGGGACCGGCCTTTACGAGCCCGATACCCCCGCGGGTCAGGCTTTCGACGATTTGGCGAAGATTGTGGGGGGGCTGGTGTCCGCCGGGTTAGCCGGTTGA